One window of Phoenix dactylifera cultivar Barhee BC4 chromosome 5, palm_55x_up_171113_PBpolish2nd_filt_p, whole genome shotgun sequence genomic DNA carries:
- the LOC120110791 gene encoding binding partner of ACD11 1-like, whose translation MSVRTVKVSNVSLSASEQDIKEFFSFSGNVEYVEIQSGDEWSQVAYVTFKEPQGVETAVLLSGATIVDMSVIITPAAEYQLPAAASASPVPKDANAVDGAESAVRKAEDVVSTMLAKGFILGKDALNKAKAFDEKHQVTSTASAKVSSLDKKIGLSEKISMGTAAVSEKVREMDQKFQVSEKTKSAFAAAEQKVSTAGSAIMKNRYVFTGASWVTGAFNRVAKAASDVGSKTKEKVAAEQEHEGLENDFAKVHLSETPTAASGDHSNKPAQGLIL comes from the exons GTAAGGACGGTCAAGGTCAGCAATGTTTCCTTAAGTGCATCTGAACAAGATATCAAggaattcttttccttttccggTAACGTTGAATATGTTGAAATACAAAG TGGTGATGAGTGGTCTCAGGTTGCTTATGTCACCTTTAAAGAACCACAAGGAGTAGAGACTGCAGTTCTTCTTTCG GGTGCAACAATAGTTGATATGTCGGTCATCATTACTCCGGCTGCAGAGTACCAACTGCCTGCTGCTGCCTCAGCTTCACCTGTG CCAAAAGATGCTAATGCTGTTGATGGTGCTGAATCTGCTGTTCGAAAGGCTGAAGACGTTGTCAGCACCATGCTCGCCAAAGGCTTCATCTTAGGCAAAGATGCTCTGAACAAAGCAAAGGCTTTTGATGAGAAACACCAGGTCACATCTACAGCGAGTGCCAAAGTCTCGTCCCTTGACAAGAAGATTGGGCTGAGCGAGAAAATCAGCATGGGAACTGCTGCCGTCAGTGAAAAGGTCAGGGAAATGGATCAGAAATTTCAGGTCTCTGAGAAGACAAAGTCGGCCTTTGCCGCTGCTGAGCAGAAGGTCAGCACTGCTGGGTCAGCCATCATGAAGAACAGGTATGTTTTCACCGGGGCATCATGGGTGACTGGTGCCTTCAACAGGGTAGCCAAGGCTGCAAGTGATGTGGGATCGAAGACGAAGGAGAAAGTTGCTGCTGAGCAGGAACACGAGGGTTTGGAGAATGACTTTGCGAAGGTTCATCTCTCTGAGACTCCCACAGCTGCATCAGGCGACCATTCTAACAAGCCTGCCCAAGGATTGATCCTGTGA
- the LOC120110790 gene encoding uncharacterized protein LOC120110790: protein MQRQSLGAPGAKLQVNGNSDGGEREERRKSSAGVGAAAAAAAAAAAVAGEEEDIKVEKLIRSSSRMERSIHLIPVLTVLCLLLLYLISHDPSPNELEKLGGDAHLLFQNAGSATEIGRNIGVGIGGGGGRNGDSEPSGTEGGEKTPAPEAILGTAPRWPRTCDGGRPGAPHVNIPGFASAGTGRRRMDGGLIYRRYEIFAFFF, encoded by the exons ATGCAGCGGCAATCGCTCGGGGCGCCGGGGGCCAAGCTCCAGGTGAACGGGAACAGTGACGGAGGGGAGAGGGAAGAGAGGCGGAAGAGCAGCGCCGGAgttggggcggcggcggcggcggcggcggcggcggcggcggtggcgggggaggaggaggatatCAAAGTGGAGAAGCTGATCCGATCGAGCTCGAGGATGGAGAGATCCATCCACCTCATCCCGGTCCTCACCGTTCTTTGCTTGCTCCTCCTCTACCTCATCTCCCACGACCCCTCTCCGAATG AATTGGAAAAACTCGGCGGCGACGCCCATCTTCTGTTCCAGAACG CGGGATCGGCGACGGAGATCGGGCGAAATATCGGGGTGGGaatcggcggcggcggcggccgtaACGGCGATTCGGAGCCATCGGGGACTGAAGGAGGCGAGAAAACTCCGGCACCGGAAGCTATTCTAGGAACGGCCCCGCGATGGCCTCGCACGTGCGACGGCGGTCGGCCGGGGGCTCCGCACGTGAATATCCCTGGCTTCGCTTCCGCGGGGACCGGCCGGAGAAGGATGGATGGTGGATTAATTTACCGTCGATATGaaatttttgctttttttttttaa
- the LOC103696753 gene encoding probable calcium-binding protein CML18: MRQKTGIQQRDGNVPNSSDPAPLRGDPSAGIGGDRIRIPSKMSSGGGGREEAVKLDDEQLAELREIFRSFDRNNDGSLTQLELGSLLRSLGLTSSPDQLESLIQKADTNNNGLVEFSEFVALVAPELLRAKSPYTEEQLRQLFKMFDRDGNGFITAAELAHSMARLGHALTAKELTGMIKEADTDGDGRISFPEFSQAITSAAFDNSWA, from the coding sequence ATGAGACAAAAAACAGGGATTCAACAGCGTGATGGAAATGTGCCGAATTCATCAGATCCGGCTCCTCTGAGAGGCGATCCGAGTGCGGGAATCGGAGGAGATCGAATACGAATACCATCCAAGATGAGCAGCGGAGGCGGTGGCAGGGAGGAGGCGGTGAAGCTGGACGACGAGCAGCTGGCGGAGCTCCGGGAGATCTTCCGGTCGTTTGACCGAAACAACGACGGCAGCCTCACCCAGCTGGAGCTCGGCTCCCTTCTCCGGTCTCTAGGTCTGACGTCCAGCCCGGATCAGCTGGAGTCTTTGATCCAGAAGGCGGACACCAATAACAATGGACTGGTGGAGTTCTCCGAGTTCGTGGCTCTCGtcgcaccggagctcctccgGGCCAAGTCCCCCTACACGGAGGAGCAGCTCCGGCAGCTGTTCAAGATGTTCGACCGGGACGGCAACGGCTTCATCACGGCCGCCGAGCTCGCCCACTCCATGGCCAGGCTCGGCCACGCCCTCACCGCCAAGGAGCTCACCGGCATGATCAAGGAGGCCGACACCGACGGCGACGGCCGGATCAGCTTCCCGGAGTTCTCCCAGGCCATCACCTCCGCCGCCTTCGACAATTCCTGGGCTTGA